The following are encoded in a window of Amaranthus tricolor cultivar Red isolate AtriRed21 chromosome 2, ASM2621246v1, whole genome shotgun sequence genomic DNA:
- the LOC130805686 gene encoding uncharacterized protein LOC130805686 — protein MQCTSSASTWSLSPSTSYHYQNQRLLTSRKPPFVSVSPFFQLPSPGLPISISLRVRVRAFDKTENENKKKSEEVEVEEEEEEVPWIQEKALDLVEFSGSVTQAIPGPRVGQTSLPWFLAVPLAYLGITFVLSFIKVLKKMNSPRQRRRNLINKNASLNKTIDELFEKGRDTIQYSALEDIQKKTGFSMEDIVRKYIRYALNDKPFNGDTVADLIQLRKASMLTDSQVAEVLNEISRRIVKDKGPVVMDASGYTERGFKRKLAVQALFGKVFYLSELPEFCSRDGSLIVKEIFGVTDEDADTLRIHTLSQSGDMEALEKMIGSDSEVDVDT, from the exons ATGCAGTGCACAAGCTCAGCCTCAACATGGTCTCTATCACCATCGACTTCTTACCATTATCAAAATCAACGCTTGTTAACATCCAGAAAGCCGCCGTTTGTGTCGGTTAGCCCTTTTTTCCAGCTTCCTTCTCCTGGATTACCCATTTCAATATCATTACGGGTCAGGGTCAGGGCATTTGATAAAACAGAGAATGAGAATAAGAAGAAATCTGAAGAAGtagaagtagaagaagaagaagaagaagttccATGGATACAAGAGAAAGCTTTGGACTTGGTTGAATTTAGTGGTTCAGTTACACAGGCTATTCCTGGACCAAGAGTTGGGCAAACCTCTTTGCCTTGGTTTCTTGCTGTGCCTTTAGCTTATCTTGGtataacttttgttttaagttttATCAAGGTTCTTAAAAAGATGAATTCCCCTAGACAACGCCGCCGTAATTTG ATTAACAAAAATGCTTCATTGAACAAGACAATTGATGAACTCTTTGAGAAAGGCAGAGATACAATTCAATATTCAGCTTTGGAGGATATTCAGAAGAAG ACAGGTTTTTCCATGGAGGATATTGTGAGGAAGTACATACGTTATGCATTGAATGATAAACCATTCAACGGAGACACAGTTGCAGACTTAATTCAACTAAGGAAAGCCTCAATGTTGACTGATTCCCAGGTTGCTGAAGTTTTAAATGAGATATCAAGACGAATTGTGAAGGACAAAG GCCCTGTTGTCATGGACGCTTCAGGTTATACTGAAAGGGGTTTTAAGAGAAAGCTAGCAGTACAAGCACTTTTTGGAAAGGTTTTCTATTTATCTGAG CTTCCGGAGTTCTGTTCAAGGGACGGCTCTTTAATTGTGAAGGAAATCTTTGGAGTTACAGA TGAAGACGCAGACACGCTACGTATACACACACTCTCTCAATCTGGAGACATGGAAGCTCTTGAAAAGATGATTGGATCTGATTCAGAAGTTGATGTTGATACTTAA